One Erysipelothrix amsterdamensis DNA window includes the following coding sequences:
- a CDS encoding amino acid ABC transporter ATP-binding/permease protein encodes MKKRTGLSIMGSLIGFVRPLYLPMMGAIALGVLGHFAAIGIPYLSARIVVEIIKNNSITFLLIILIGCGLLRGVFRYGEQALNHFIAFKLLAHIRYEVFAKLRSLAPAKLETKDRGNLIAMITNDVELLEVFYAHTISPIIIAVIISITVVTTIALKANTLALISLAALASVGVIVPIITSKIGNELGLEIRNDLGDLNTNVLDSIRGIEELEQYQNSQRTMDLLKQRTHDLNEKQDILNRYQSMMRLLVDLIIMTSGFAILYFGRNLDFNILLLVFTLHMSSFGPVIALSNLSGDLYHTLASGQRILDLLDEKPQVNEVVDGTNEAFEEASLNDVTFSYDKEIILEEITMSTTKNKIIALTGDSGAGKSTILKLLMRFWDVSAGSVRINDQDIKSVTTGHLRSIESMMSQDTDIFKDTIKNNIAFVKPDASDEEIYEAAKHASVHDFIMSLPSGYDTMMEEFGSNLSSGERQRIGLARVFLHGGDLILLDEPTSNLDSLNEAIILKSIVEYKHNKTILIVSHRASTLKIADEVWKLEDGKLNHVL; translated from the coding sequence ATGAAAAAACGAACAGGGTTGAGCATTATGGGAAGTCTTATAGGATTCGTAAGACCCCTTTACCTTCCAATGATGGGTGCCATTGCGCTTGGAGTACTCGGTCATTTTGCGGCAATTGGTATTCCTTACCTTTCTGCACGTATTGTTGTTGAGATCATCAAGAATAATTCCATAACCTTCTTACTCATAATTCTAATAGGGTGCGGATTACTGCGTGGTGTTTTTCGCTATGGTGAGCAAGCTTTAAATCACTTTATTGCATTTAAACTTTTGGCACATATCCGTTATGAGGTGTTTGCGAAACTTAGATCACTAGCACCTGCGAAACTTGAAACAAAAGATCGTGGTAATTTAATTGCGATGATCACAAACGATGTTGAGCTGCTTGAAGTTTTTTATGCACATACTATTTCACCGATTATTATAGCCGTGATTATTTCCATCACTGTCGTCACAACGATTGCTTTAAAAGCAAATACACTTGCATTGATTTCTCTCGCTGCATTGGCTTCGGTTGGTGTAATCGTACCAATTATAACCAGTAAGATAGGCAATGAATTGGGTTTGGAAATACGAAATGATCTTGGAGATTTAAACACAAATGTATTGGATTCAATACGTGGTATTGAAGAATTGGAACAATACCAAAATTCACAGCGAACCATGGATTTACTGAAACAACGCACGCATGACCTTAACGAAAAGCAAGATATACTCAACCGCTATCAAAGCATGATGCGCTTGCTCGTCGATCTCATAATTATGACGTCTGGTTTCGCAATCCTTTATTTCGGCAGAAATCTTGACTTTAATATCCTATTGCTTGTGTTTACCTTGCATATGAGTTCATTTGGTCCCGTTATTGCCTTGTCGAATCTAAGTGGCGATTTATACCATACACTCGCTAGTGGTCAGCGCATTCTTGATTTGTTGGATGAAAAACCACAAGTAAACGAAGTTGTTGATGGAACGAACGAGGCTTTCGAAGAAGCATCATTAAATGATGTGACTTTTAGTTATGATAAGGAAATCATATTAGAAGAAATCACAATGAGTACTACAAAAAATAAAATTATTGCTTTAACGGGTGACAGTGGAGCCGGGAAGTCAACCATCCTCAAACTGTTAATGCGTTTTTGGGATGTAAGCGCAGGAAGTGTGCGCATAAATGATCAGGATATTAAATCCGTAACGACCGGTCATTTACGAAGTATTGAAAGCATGATGAGTCAAGATACCGATATTTTTAAAGACACGATTAAGAATAATATCGCTTTCGTAAAACCGGATGCAAGCGATGAGGAAATTTATGAAGCAGCTAAACACGCTTCAGTTCATGATTTTATCATGTCGCTTCCATCAGGCTATGATACGATGATGGAAGAATTCGGGAGTAATCTATCATCGGGTGAACGTCAACGAATCGGATTAGCACGTGTATTCCTACATGGTGGTGATTTAATCTTGCTTGACGAACCAACAAGTAATTTAGATAGTCTCAACGAGGCAATCATTCTCAAATCTATCGTTGAGTATAAACATAATAAAACAATTTTGATTGTCTCTCACCGTGCTTCAACACTTAAAATTGCGGATGAAGTATGGAAACTTGAAGATGGGAAGTTGAACCACGTATTATAA
- a CDS encoding methylated-DNA--[protein]-cysteine S-methyltransferase — protein sequence MIGRICSIENQDYLIVEHEGNVIFISTAQDLDFFKHKFKVDHLELDASACEPVVDQLQDYILGKRRQFDFPYKLIGTPFQCQVWEGLLAIPYGSTISYEGLSDMLFDTRKTRAVARAVSQNPLLLCVPCHRVIGKNGTLTGFRGGIELKERLLRLERDMN from the coding sequence ATGATTGGACGCATTTGTAGCATCGAGAACCAAGACTACTTGATTGTTGAACATGAAGGAAACGTTATCTTTATAAGTACTGCTCAAGATTTAGATTTTTTTAAACACAAATTTAAAGTTGACCATCTGGAACTCGATGCTTCAGCGTGTGAGCCGGTTGTGGATCAACTTCAAGATTACATACTGGGGAAACGCAGGCAATTCGATTTTCCATATAAGTTGATCGGAACGCCATTTCAGTGTCAAGTATGGGAAGGACTTCTAGCGATTCCCTATGGATCCACCATCAGTTATGAAGGGCTTTCCGACATGCTGTTTGACACACGAAAAACGCGTGCTGTGGCTCGAGCAGTCTCCCAAAACCCTCTATTGCTTTGTGTACCATGTCATCGTGTTATTGGTAAAAATGGAACCTTAACAGGATTTAGAGGTGGCATCGAGTTAAAAGAGCGTCTTCTAAGACTAGAAAGGGACATGAATTGA
- the arcA gene encoding arginine deiminase codes for MSAIRVTSEIGTLKKVLLHRPGRELLNLTPDTLERLLFDDIPYLKDAQDEHDKFAQALRDNDIEVVYLEDLMAEVIKDSSLRKQFLNQFIEEGGIKTQREHDMVYNFLDSIKDEKELVLKTMEGVRTHELDHSGKKSLVEMAGEIQDLILDPLPNLYFTRDPFASIGDGVSLNRMYSVTRNRETIYADYIFKYHPEYKGNVPYYYDRTADFHIEGGDILNINAKTLAIGISQRTQAQAIEDIAHNIFSVEGTEIETILAIDIPSSRAFMHLDTVFTQVDYDKFTIHPGILGPLQVFEITKGTNGDVNIVKIDTDLESILSKHVGRPVTLIKCGGEDMMASEREQWNDGSNTLTIAPGVVVVYDRNEISNELLKSHGLKLIELRGAELVRGRGGPRCMSMPLVREDI; via the coding sequence ATGAGCGCAATTAGAGTTACAAGCGAAATTGGAACGCTTAAAAAAGTTTTATTACACAGACCTGGTAGGGAGCTTTTAAACCTTACTCCCGATACACTAGAACGTCTTCTATTCGATGACATTCCTTACCTTAAGGATGCACAAGATGAGCACGATAAATTTGCTCAAGCACTTCGTGATAACGATATTGAAGTTGTTTACCTCGAAGATTTAATGGCAGAAGTGATTAAAGATTCAAGTCTACGTAAACAATTCCTAAATCAATTCATTGAAGAAGGCGGAATCAAAACACAACGTGAACATGACATGGTTTACAATTTCTTAGATTCAATCAAAGATGAAAAAGAACTTGTTTTAAAAACTATGGAAGGTGTTCGTACACATGAACTTGATCATTCAGGTAAAAAGTCATTAGTAGAGATGGCTGGAGAGATTCAAGATTTAATCTTAGATCCACTACCAAACCTTTACTTTACACGTGACCCATTTGCATCAATTGGAGATGGTGTAAGCTTGAACCGTATGTATTCTGTAACACGTAATCGTGAAACAATCTATGCAGACTACATCTTCAAATACCACCCAGAATATAAAGGAAATGTTCCTTACTACTATGACCGTACGGCAGATTTCCATATTGAAGGTGGAGATATCCTAAACATCAATGCTAAAACATTAGCAATTGGGATTTCACAACGTACACAAGCTCAAGCAATTGAAGACATCGCACATAATATCTTCAGTGTTGAAGGTACAGAGATTGAAACAATTCTTGCAATTGATATTCCAAGCAGTCGTGCATTTATGCACTTGGATACAGTATTTACACAAGTTGACTATGACAAATTTACAATTCACCCAGGTATCCTTGGACCTCTACAAGTATTTGAGATCACTAAAGGTACAAATGGAGATGTAAACATTGTTAAGATTGATACGGATCTTGAATCCATCTTATCAAAACATGTTGGACGCCCAGTTACATTAATTAAATGTGGTGGTGAAGACATGATGGCTTCAGAACGTGAACAATGGAATGATGGTTCCAATACACTAACAATCGCACCTGGTGTTGTTGTTGTGTATGACCGTAACGAAATCAGTAATGAGTTATTAAAATCACATGGACTCAAATTAATTGAGTTACGTGGTGCAGAACTTGTTCGTGGTCGTGGTGGCCCTCGTTGTATGAGTATGCCATTAGTTCGTGAAGATATTTAA
- the argF gene encoding ornithine carbamoyltransferase, with the protein MGVNLSGRSFLKLLDFTSDEIRYLVDLSKEFKNLKLTGTPHRYLEGKNIVLLFEKTSTRTRCSFEVAGMDLGMGVTYLDPGSSQMGKKESIPDTARVLGRMYDGIEYRGYAQEIVQALADDAGVPVWNGLTTEFHPTQMIADLLTIEENFGYLKGLNFVFMGDAQNNVANSLMVACAKMGLNFTACGPKAQMPHAELVKECRAIAKENGCTVTLTEDVKKATTGAHVIYTDIWVSMGEPDSVWEERIKLLSPYQVNSDVMTNAADDAIFLHCLPSFHDLKTTIGQEIHEKYGLKEMEVTNEVFESKQSKVFNEAENRMHTIKAVMYATLK; encoded by the coding sequence ATGGGAGTAAATTTAAGCGGAAGAAGCTTCTTAAAGCTTTTGGATTTCACATCAGATGAAATTAGATATTTAGTAGACTTATCAAAAGAGTTTAAAAATTTAAAACTCACAGGAACACCACACCGTTATCTCGAAGGAAAAAACATCGTATTACTTTTTGAAAAAACTTCAACACGTACACGTTGTTCATTTGAAGTAGCAGGTATGGACTTGGGTATGGGTGTTACATACTTAGATCCAGGTAGTTCACAAATGGGTAAAAAAGAAAGCATTCCTGATACTGCACGTGTACTTGGTCGCATGTATGACGGAATTGAATACCGTGGTTATGCACAAGAAATTGTTCAAGCATTAGCAGATGATGCAGGCGTTCCAGTATGGAATGGTTTAACTACAGAATTCCACCCAACACAAATGATTGCAGACTTATTAACGATTGAAGAAAACTTCGGTTATTTAAAAGGTCTAAACTTTGTATTTATGGGTGATGCTCAAAATAACGTTGCGAACTCACTTATGGTTGCATGTGCAAAAATGGGTCTAAACTTTACAGCTTGTGGACCTAAAGCACAAATGCCACATGCAGAATTAGTTAAAGAATGCCGTGCAATCGCTAAAGAAAACGGATGTACTGTAACCTTGACTGAAGATGTTAAGAAAGCAACAACTGGTGCTCACGTTATTTATACTGATATTTGGGTATCAATGGGTGAACCAGATAGTGTATGGGAAGAACGTATTAAACTCTTAAGTCCATACCAAGTAAATAGTGATGTTATGACAAATGCAGCAGATGATGCAATCTTCTTACACTGCTTACCTTCATTCCATGATCTTAAGACTACAATTGGACAAGAAATCCATGAAAAATATGGCTTAAAAGAAATGGAAGTTACAAACGAAGTGTTTGAATCAAAACAATCTAAAGTCTTCAATGAAGCAGAAAATAGAATGCATACAATCAAAGCTGTGATGTATGCAACACTTAAGTAG
- the arcC gene encoding carbamate kinase yields MGKRIVIALGGNALGNNAEEQIELVKQTAQTIVDMAEEGYEVIVGHGNGPQVGMINLAMEFAANNGGGTPAMPFPECGAMSQGYIGYHLQQAIQNELRKRKLSKHCASVVTQMIVDEKDPAFDKPTKPVGLFYTEEESVKLAAEKGYSFMEDAGRGYRRVVASPLPKEIVEIDLIKQLTGQGDIVITVGGGGIPVIETAEGYKGVAAVIDKDRSCSKLALDLNADMLIILTAVDRVCIHYNTPQQEELATMNVAEAKQYIKEGHFAPGSMLPKIEACLDFVEQASEGQALVTSLVRAKDALAGVTGTIIKK; encoded by the coding sequence ATGGGAAAACGTATTGTAATCGCTCTAGGTGGTAATGCGCTCGGTAATAATGCAGAAGAACAAATCGAGCTCGTTAAACAAACAGCACAAACAATCGTTGATATGGCTGAAGAAGGCTATGAAGTGATCGTAGGTCATGGAAATGGTCCTCAAGTAGGTATGATTAATTTGGCAATGGAGTTCGCCGCTAATAATGGCGGAGGAACTCCAGCAATGCCATTTCCTGAATGTGGGGCAATGAGCCAAGGCTACATTGGATATCATCTACAACAAGCTATTCAAAACGAATTGCGTAAACGTAAGTTAAGTAAACACTGTGCAAGTGTTGTGACCCAAATGATTGTGGACGAAAAAGACCCAGCATTTGATAAACCAACAAAACCAGTAGGACTCTTCTATACAGAGGAAGAATCCGTTAAACTTGCAGCAGAAAAGGGATACAGTTTTATGGAGGATGCAGGACGAGGGTATCGTCGTGTCGTTGCTTCACCATTACCAAAAGAAATCGTTGAAATTGATCTTATTAAGCAATTAACAGGTCAAGGCGATATTGTAATTACAGTTGGTGGTGGCGGTATTCCAGTTATAGAAACAGCTGAAGGTTATAAAGGGGTTGCAGCTGTTATTGATAAGGATCGTTCTTGCTCAAAGCTTGCTCTTGACCTAAATGCCGATATGCTTATTATCTTAACGGCAGTGGATCGTGTATGTATTCATTACAACACACCACAACAAGAAGAACTTGCAACAATGAATGTTGCAGAAGCAAAACAATACATCAAGGAAGGCCATTTTGCTCCTGGAAGTATGTTACCTAAGATTGAAGCTTGTCTCGACTTTGTAGAACAAGCATCTGAAGGTCAAGCTCTTGTTACGTCACTTGTACGAGCAAAAGATGCACTTGCAGGGGTTACCGGAACGATCATCAAAAAATAG
- a CDS encoding YfcC family protein, which translates to MAKEKKSRKMLSSFSILFIILFVLALVTVLIPDVTSATLSTVMMAPVKGFADAIDVCVFVMILGGFLGLVTKTGALDAGIAALVKKLKGNELIIIPVLMTLFSICGSTYGMLEETVPFYALLTATMVAAGFDAVVGSAVVLLGAGAGVLGSTINPFAVGAALDAIPKDIPVNNGLVMLIGLVLWIAALLISIYFVMSYAKKVKQDKGSTILSLQEQDEINKHYGHAEGATAVELTGTHKTVLILFGITFLVMILSFIPWGSFGITFFDSWTAWLTGIPFGEWYFQEATTWFLLMGIIIGIVGKLNEKEIVDTFMDGAADMMSVVLVIALARGASVLMTETGLDVYILTNAANALKGVSGIIFAPLAYLLYLVLTFLIPSSSGLATVSMPIMAPLASELGFSPEVMVMIFVAGSGLVNLFTPTCGAIMGGLAIAKVEYSTWIKFSKKIILIIALVSVIILTGAMLII; encoded by the coding sequence ATGGCAAAAGAAAAGAAATCTAGAAAAATGCTCTCATCCTTTTCAATTCTTTTTATCATTCTGTTTGTTTTAGCTCTTGTAACGGTATTAATTCCTGATGTAACAAGTGCAACATTATCAACAGTAATGATGGCTCCAGTTAAAGGTTTTGCAGATGCGATTGATGTCTGTGTGTTTGTTATGATCCTTGGGGGATTTTTGGGACTTGTAACAAAAACTGGTGCATTGGATGCGGGGATTGCAGCATTAGTTAAAAAACTTAAAGGTAATGAACTTATCATTATTCCAGTATTGATGACACTCTTCTCAATCTGTGGCTCTACCTACGGAATGCTTGAAGAAACGGTGCCTTTCTACGCACTACTTACTGCAACCATGGTTGCGGCAGGATTTGACGCTGTTGTTGGTTCAGCAGTTGTCTTACTTGGTGCGGGAGCTGGGGTTCTTGGATCAACAATTAACCCATTTGCAGTTGGTGCAGCATTGGATGCGATTCCTAAAGACATTCCAGTGAATAATGGACTTGTTATGTTAATTGGTCTTGTATTATGGATTGCTGCACTTCTCATCTCAATTTACTTTGTAATGAGTTATGCTAAAAAAGTTAAACAAGATAAAGGATCAACGATTCTATCACTTCAAGAACAAGATGAAATCAACAAACACTATGGACATGCTGAAGGTGCTACCGCAGTTGAATTAACAGGTACACACAAAACAGTTCTTATCTTGTTTGGAATTACATTCTTAGTAATGATTCTTTCCTTTATTCCATGGGGATCCTTTGGAATTACATTCTTTGATAGTTGGACTGCTTGGTTAACAGGGATTCCGTTTGGAGAATGGTACTTCCAAGAAGCAACAACTTGGTTCCTACTCATGGGTATTATTATCGGTATTGTTGGTAAACTTAACGAGAAAGAAATCGTCGATACATTCATGGATGGCGCTGCCGATATGATGAGTGTAGTTCTCGTTATTGCATTAGCACGTGGAGCTTCAGTTCTTATGACTGAAACAGGACTTGATGTTTACATCTTGACCAATGCTGCGAATGCACTTAAAGGGGTGTCAGGAATAATCTTTGCACCACTTGCATACTTACTCTACTTAGTACTAACTTTCCTTATTCCTTCCTCATCAGGACTTGCAACCGTGTCAATGCCAATCATGGCACCACTTGCATCAGAATTAGGCTTCAGTCCTGAAGTAATGGTAATGATCTTCGTAGCGGGTAGTGGTCTTGTCAACCTCTTTACCCCAACATGTGGAGCAATCATGGGTGGTCTTGCAATCGCCAAAGTTGAATACTCTACTTGGATTAAATTCTCGAAGAAAATTATTCTTATAATTGCACTTGTAAGTGTCATTATCCTAACCGGAGCAATGCTCATAATTTAA
- a CDS encoding AraC family transcriptional regulator gives MDFVTEIQGKNCSRYDKRKLCSFDMEFIDLPTYPIIHQASRFLFIKKGEGTILIDGISYPIRENSLIAILPWEITEIESVARPLQFVRIIYNIDYISQAMKCGANPSNDMIAVTGPLEKNHVIQCTSKEADVILKVLDEIRDEVGVESNLDIPEEQSLSKLYVTNKLIELVIHFQRFANKKECKMKSNQEIELDHRYKIFKYLYSHLSEKLTLSKLSGFFYMSESAISKYIYDVTGLSFTALLNEMRIVKSLDLLIYTGMSLSEIAELTGFADASHLSKVYNERIGTTPNEYRKIYRNIHQVINDKELSLSYQVLNYMYNNYKENLKIQEVADKFNIPLVELNLILLFQVEMNFEDFLNYLRINKSCELLLSTDLAIVDIGIAVGYNNSKTFHRNFVKQKNMTPGIFRKSVTMPTSAVEDPAEFIRATIS, from the coding sequence ATGGACTTTGTAACTGAAATACAAGGTAAAAACTGCTCTCGATATGATAAGCGAAAGCTCTGCAGTTTTGACATGGAATTTATTGACTTACCAACCTATCCGATCATTCATCAAGCGTCACGCTTTCTCTTTATTAAAAAAGGTGAGGGAACGATTTTGATTGACGGTATAAGTTATCCTATTAGAGAAAATTCTCTTATCGCAATTCTTCCTTGGGAAATCACAGAAATTGAGAGCGTGGCCAGGCCCCTCCAATTCGTACGCATAATCTATAATATCGATTACATTTCTCAAGCAATGAAGTGTGGGGCGAATCCAAGTAATGATATGATTGCAGTGACAGGACCTCTAGAAAAAAATCACGTGATTCAATGTACTTCAAAAGAAGCTGATGTTATTTTGAAAGTGTTAGATGAGATTCGTGATGAGGTCGGTGTTGAATCGAACCTCGATATTCCTGAGGAACAAAGTTTATCAAAACTTTATGTCACCAATAAACTTATTGAGCTTGTAATTCATTTCCAACGTTTTGCGAATAAGAAGGAATGTAAGATGAAGTCGAATCAAGAAATTGAACTCGATCATCGCTATAAGATTTTCAAATATTTATATTCACATTTAAGTGAAAAATTAACACTTTCTAAACTATCCGGATTTTTTTATATGAGTGAATCTGCAATTAGTAAGTATATTTATGATGTGACAGGCTTGTCCTTTACGGCGTTACTTAATGAGATGCGTATTGTGAAGTCGTTAGACTTACTGATTTATACAGGAATGTCACTGAGTGAAATTGCGGAATTAACAGGGTTTGCGGATGCGTCGCACTTATCAAAAGTATATAATGAACGCATCGGTACAACGCCAAATGAATATCGTAAAATTTACCGGAATATTCATCAAGTTATAAATGATAAAGAATTAAGTCTTTCGTATCAGGTGTTAAATTATATGTATAACAACTACAAAGAAAACTTAAAAATACAAGAAGTTGCGGATAAGTTCAACATTCCACTGGTAGAACTTAATCTCATTCTGCTTTTCCAAGTAGAAATGAACTTTGAAGACTTCTTGAATTATCTTAGGATCAATAAGTCGTGTGAATTACTCTTATCAACCGATTTGGCAATTGTCGATATTGGCATCGCGGTAGGGTATAATAACAGTAAGACATTTCATCGAAATTTTGTGAAACAAAAGAACATGACGCCAGGAATTTTCCGCAAGTCGGTAACGATGCCAACAAGTGCGGTTGAAGATCCTGCAGAATTTATCCGAGCAACGATTTCTTAA
- a CDS encoding acriflavin resistance protein: MFKPTIIAVSLTVSILAFGSIPAKEEEKRPQIRVNSIERPTINADGSYQDKYVELLQSSEHKAPILSEEFIQARVEPWTYIVLYTSVLVVVAIGSICYIKQKQERI; the protein is encoded by the coding sequence ATGTTTAAACCTACGATAATTGCAGTATCATTAACTGTGTCAATTCTTGCGTTTGGATCGATTCCAGCAAAAGAAGAAGAGAAACGACCACAAATACGTGTTAATTCAATTGAACGACCAACGATCAATGCAGATGGGTCTTATCAAGATAAATATGTGGAGTTGTTACAAAGTTCAGAACACAAGGCACCGATTTTGAGTGAAGAGTTCATTCAGGCACGAGTAGAGCCTTGGACTTATATTGTTTTATACACAAGTGTCTTGGTAGTTGTAGCTATCGGTTCAATTTGTTATATCAAACAAAAACAAGAACGCATCTAA